The Deinococcus seoulensis DNA segment CCGTAAGATTTGGGTATACAGTGTGTCTGGAGACAGCAGCTCAAACGCCTTGAAGGTGGTCCGCTGTCGTGCGGCAAGTGCGCCTGTCGGGTCGCCGAGCCCCAAAACTCGCTCAGGAGCGTATGCTTTTACCGTGTCCAGAACGATGTTCTCTTCAACGGTAGGTGGGGCAAACAGATGCCGCACAGTCTCGTGATGAACTTCAAAGTGCTCAAAGACGCCGTACTGGTCACCAAGGCTGTTTTCCCTTCGTATAGGGTCTTGGTGACCAAGTGAGATGCCTTGTAGGTAAAGCAGGATAATTTCGCTATGAGACAAGTCGGAAACGGATGGCTGCGGAATGCTCATGAAACTCCTTGAGGTTTCACTGCATCGCCAAGTTCTACTTTGTCGTTGGTCTTTGCCAATAATGGAAGACAAGCAAAAATACAAAGACTTGATACCGCCAACATTAGGCCAACTGAAACGTTGGAGCCAAGCAGCCCGACGAGCAGCAGAGCCAGCAGTTCGCTGATAGCCATCAACGCCCCCAGGGTGGCCGCCACACGACCGCGGATTTCATCGGAGACAGCTCGTTGTACGAGGGCACTTAAGCTTGATGATAGAGGAATCTCCGCTAGTCCTAGGAGAGCTAGAGCTAATATAAACGTCGCAATCGACTGACTTAATCCGCATAGTACTAGTGCCAGCCCGAGCAGTGCAGACGACAGCAGCGCCCAGGCCTTGTCCTTGAAAAGATTGTATTTGGCTGTGAATAGGATGCCAGCGATCACAACGGCACCCGCCTGAATGCCCTCAACAATACTGTACCAGTACGGTTGGACTTTGAGAGTACTGTTTAAAAAAGGAATATATAGTAGATTATATATACCCAAAACGAACATCATAGCAAAGGTTGTGATGGCTATGGTACGCAAGACGGGGGTTTTTTGAATCGTGCCAAGTTCATTGAACCCAGCTTTAAGGTGATCGAGTAGGCTGGCCGGTGCA contains these protein-coding regions:
- a CDS encoding MFS transporter; the protein is MKDIQKLIASSSISTLGDSLTFLSVVLLLASLTPNVDALIVLMILNALPRVAFGLLSGSLADAYNQKNILRYTEIINVLLSLLLIVAVVQNSKEGIYLIVFLKACASAIFKPAQAAILPRYADMQDLSRTYSSWQTATTIASVLGTALAALFISITGTYWVGIAVDATTFLLSYLLISQLHYQHEKLDSVAPASLLDHLKAGFNELGTIQKTPVLRTIAITTFAMMFVLGIYNLLYIPFLNSTLKVQPYWYSIVEGIQAGAVVIAGILFTAKYNLFKDKAWALLSSALLGLALVLCGLSQSIATFILALALLGLAEIPLSSSLSALVQRAVSDEIRGRVAATLGALMAISELLALLLVGLLGSNVSVGLMLAVSSLCIFACLPLLAKTNDKVELGDAVKPQGVS